One segment of Bacteroidota bacterium DNA contains the following:
- the nuoE gene encoding NADH-quinone oxidoreductase subunit NuoE has translation MKEIQEVVKNLTNRYGKNRESLLPILQGITEEQNYLSSEAMLEIARALDISAAEVYGTATFYSFLDTIPRGKYVIRVCRTIVCDMHGKKQIIKTLEDLLKIKVGETTHNGKFTLLETNCLGWCHKGPCILVNDDIYTEITPGKVNAIISEYRNK, from the coding sequence ATGAAAGAAATACAGGAAGTGGTGAAAAATCTGACAAACAGGTATGGGAAGAATAGAGAGAGCCTTCTGCCCATTCTTCAGGGGATTACGGAGGAGCAAAACTACCTGTCCAGCGAAGCTATGCTTGAAATAGCCCGCGCCCTTGATATTTCGGCTGCTGAAGTATATGGTACTGCTACCTTCTATTCCTTCCTGGATACTATTCCCAGGGGGAAATATGTGATCAGGGTATGCCGTACCATCGTTTGCGATATGCATGGCAAAAAGCAAATCATAAAAACCCTGGAAGATCTGTTAAAGATCAAAGTGGGAGAAACCACCCACAACGGGAAATTTACATTACTGGAAACAAATTGCCTGGGATGGTGCCACAAGGGGCCCTGCATTTTGGTGAATGATGACATATACACGGAAATCACCCCTGGCAAAGTGAATGCTATTATCAGTGAGTACAGGAATAAATGA
- a CDS encoding S9 family peptidase translates to MNRIIKAFIVCLLFVTSVYAQDSQKITLDKIFKTNSFYPRTVYGLESMNDGLHYTTLKYGSDIEKFSYQSGKKVETVFSLSDITGLKIPGIDEYSFSKDESKLLLATDQESIYRHSTRSTYYVYDLKTKKLSLLSKGGKQQLACFSPDGSKVAFVRDNNIFIKDLTTDEEEAITSDGLRNQIINGAPDWVYEEEFSFSKGFEWSPDGEKIAFYRMDESKVKEYDLTIFDSDSLYPRHYTYKYPKAGEENSKVSIWVYNLKEKKTARMDIGSNDDQYIPRITWTKDPETLCILRLNRLQNKLDILLANAASGKSNIILSETNKRYIKEPDDNTVTFLGDQKHFIYLSEQDGYLHFYLYDLNGKKINEITRGNWDVAEFLAFDDVHNTLYYSSHETSPLQTDVYSINIDGKEKKKLSTSDGTNTAVFSSGCQYFIHTHSDANTPALTTLNNAQGKVIRTLEDNAVVKKNMKACGFSPKEFFSFKNSDGINLKGFMIKPNNFDSHRKYPVFMYVYGGPEEQTVKDTYNHNDAWFQMLAQDGIIVVCVDNRGSDGRGEEFRKCTYMQLGKLEVQDQIDAAKYLASQPYVDGSRIGIFGWSYGGYMSTLCMTKGADYFKMGIAVAPVTNWRYYDSVYTERFMRTPQENPSGYDDNSPINFVDKLKGKFLLVHGTGDDNVHLQNSMELIEKMVQANKQFEMQFYPNKNHGIYGGNTTYHLYTRLTDFILANL, encoded by the coding sequence ATGAACAGAATTATTAAGGCATTTATCGTTTGCCTGCTTTTTGTCACAAGTGTTTATGCACAGGATTCTCAGAAGATCACACTGGATAAGATTTTTAAAACCAATTCATTTTATCCGCGGACAGTTTATGGTTTGGAGTCGATGAATGACGGATTGCACTATACAACCTTGAAATATGGAAGCGATATTGAAAAATTCAGCTATCAGAGTGGTAAAAAAGTTGAAACGGTTTTTTCCTTATCCGATATCACTGGATTAAAGATACCCGGAATTGATGAATATTCTTTCAGTAAGGATGAAAGTAAATTGTTGCTGGCCACAGATCAGGAAAGCATCTATCGTCATTCTACCCGTTCCACTTATTATGTATATGATTTGAAGACGAAGAAATTGAGCCTGCTTTCTAAGGGTGGAAAACAACAATTGGCCTGTTTTTCTCCTGATGGCTCAAAGGTTGCTTTTGTAAGGGATAATAATATATTCATAAAAGATTTGACTACGGATGAGGAAGAGGCTATAACCAGTGACGGACTGAGAAATCAAATTATTAACGGTGCACCCGATTGGGTTTATGAAGAAGAATTTAGTTTTTCAAAAGGTTTTGAATGGTCACCCGACGGAGAAAAGATTGCTTTTTACCGCATGGACGAGTCGAAAGTCAAAGAGTATGACCTGACTATTTTTGACAGCGACAGCCTTTATCCCCGGCATTATACGTATAAGTATCCCAAGGCCGGTGAAGAAAATTCGAAAGTTTCCATTTGGGTATACAACCTGAAAGAAAAAAAGACTGCCAGGATGGATATCGGCTCAAATGATGACCAGTATATCCCCCGTATTACATGGACAAAAGATCCGGAAACGTTGTGCATACTCCGGCTTAACCGGCTTCAGAACAAACTTGATATCCTGTTGGCGAATGCTGCCTCCGGTAAGTCGAATATTATTCTTTCCGAAACCAATAAAAGGTACATTAAGGAGCCGGACGATAATACGGTTACTTTTTTAGGGGACCAAAAACATTTTATTTATCTGAGTGAACAGGACGGTTACCTTCATTTCTATTTATATGATCTGAATGGAAAGAAAATAAATGAGATCACTCGTGGAAACTGGGATGTGGCCGAGTTTTTAGCATTCGATGATGTCCACAATACCCTGTATTACAGCTCGCACGAAACTTCTCCTTTGCAAACCGATGTCTATTCCATTAATATTGACGGGAAGGAAAAGAAAAAACTTTCTACTTCCGATGGAACCAATACTGCTGTTTTTAGCAGCGGATGCCAGTATTTTATTCACACACATTCTGACGCCAACACTCCTGCATTAACTACTCTCAATAATGCTCAGGGTAAGGTAATCCGTACTTTGGAGGATAATGCCGTTGTAAAGAAGAATATGAAAGCCTGCGGTTTTTCTCCTAAGGAATTTTTTAGTTTCAAAAATTCGGATGGTATCAACCTGAAGGGTTTTATGATCAAACCGAATAATTTTGACAGCCACAGAAAATATCCGGTTTTTATGTATGTGTATGGCGGACCTGAGGAACAGACCGTAAAAGATACCTATAATCATAATGATGCCTGGTTCCAGATGCTTGCCCAAGACGGGATAATTGTTGTTTGTGTTGATAACCGGGGAAGTGACGGAAGGGGGGAAGAGTTCAGAAAGTGCACCTACATGCAATTGGGCAAACTGGAAGTGCAGGATCAGATTGATGCTGCTAAGTACCTGGCTTCGCAGCCTTATGTGGATGGCTCCCGTATCGGTATATTTGGCTGGAGTTACGGAGGATATATGTCAACCTTGTGTATGACCAAAGGTGCCGATTACTTCAAAATGGGCATTGCCGTTGCACCGGTTACTAACTGGCGTTATTATGATTCTGTATATACCGAACGTTTTATGCGTACTCCTCAGGAAAATCCTTCGGGTTATGATGATAATTCACCTATTAATTTTGTAGACAAACTCAAAGGAAAGTTTCTGCTTGTTCATGGCACAGGTGATGATAATGTTCATCTGCAAAATTCTATGGAGTTAATTGAAAAAATGGTACAAGCCAACAAACAGTTTGAGATGCAGTTCTATCCCAATAAAAATCATGGGATTTACGGGGGAAATACAACTTATCATTTGTACACCCGCCTGACAGATTTTATTTTGGCTAATTTGTAG
- a CDS encoding DUF2752 domain-containing protein has translation MNGKNQTSKQEQKTALQIVWGIISLVTISVIAIALFADSQTILNHSPQCMSKSQFNVECPFCGMTRAFIEIGKGNFHQAYLLNHGSLALFLSFLLNSIIFFIHGILLVYKKKMQLKLNKVNTKQFIYKIILK, from the coding sequence GTGAACGGAAAAAACCAGACATCAAAACAAGAACAGAAAACAGCCCTGCAAATAGTTTGGGGAATCATTTCGTTGGTGACCATTTCTGTTATTGCAATTGCTCTGTTTGCTGATAGTCAGACGATTTTAAACCACTCGCCGCAATGCATGTCTAAAAGTCAATTCAACGTGGAATGCCCCTTTTGTGGAATGACTAGAGCATTCATAGAAATTGGAAAAGGTAATTTTCATCAGGCTTATCTGTTAAACCACGGAAGCCTGGCATTATTCCTTTCCTTTTTACTAAACTCCATAATATTTTTCATTCATGGCATCTTATTGGTTTATAAGAAAAAAATGCAGCTTAAGCTTAATAAAGTAAACACAAAACAATTTATTTATAAAATTATTTTGAAATGA
- a CDS encoding response regulator transcription factor — MAIFKIVIVDDHALFRNGLKLLLSSFKDIDIVGEASNGKDLLDLLQHTEPDIVLMDINMPEMDGVEATRLALEQHPGLKIISLSMYGEEEYYYKMIDAGVKGFLLKNSDITDVKQAIETVAEGGNYFSEELLYSVVKNIRKVSFNENNNAGLSEREIEVLCQICKGLSNFEIADQLHISKRTVDKHRANLLEKTGSKNTANLVMYAIKHKLIEV; from the coding sequence ATGGCTATCTTTAAAATAGTAATTGTAGATGATCATGCTTTGTTTCGCAATGGATTGAAATTATTGCTGAGCAGTTTTAAGGATATTGACATTGTCGGAGAAGCATCTAATGGCAAAGATTTGTTGGATTTACTTCAACACACAGAACCGGATATAGTATTGATGGATATCAATATGCCGGAAATGGATGGGGTTGAGGCTACAAGGCTTGCATTGGAACAACACCCCGGCCTGAAAATCATTTCATTGTCGATGTATGGAGAAGAAGAATATTATTATAAAATGATTGATGCCGGTGTGAAAGGCTTTTTACTTAAGAATTCAGATATTACAGATGTCAAACAGGCTATAGAAACGGTTGCAGAAGGGGGAAATTATTTCTCCGAAGAACTTTTATACAGTGTAGTCAAAAATATTCGTAAGGTCAGTTTTAATGAAAACAATAATGCCGGTTTGTCAGAACGGGAAATAGAAGTACTTTGTCAGATCTGCAAAGGGCTGTCAAATTTTGAAATAGCAGATCAGTTGCATATCAGTAAGAGGACCGTGGATAAGCACCGTGCAAATTTACTTGAGAAAACCGGTTCCAAAAATACGGCCAACCTGGTGATGTATGCCATTAAACATAAACTGATTGAAGTATAA
- a CDS encoding histidine kinase, producing the protein MVTKIALILSIALQFVAAFLAIRLTKVTKYNLSWILISAGFILMTISRFIDFIPILDEKIPINWKGVNIWVGFITSVFITVGVFLIRKIFKFLDKVEQSRREAEKRVLNAVIQTEENERKRFAKDLHDGLGPLLSTVKLSISTLSQLEKDEVTKNIVDNTDVVINEAIKSIKEISNNLSPHILNNFGLASAINSFINKISYTRQINIAFDSNIFNQRFDGNIEVILYRVVCELINNTMKHAHAQNIEIILNRYDSRINLVYTDDGVGFDVNQVLFDENYSGMGYSNILSRIRSIKGTIDVESNDNSGTKVVIQVSV; encoded by the coding sequence ATGGTAACAAAAATTGCACTGATCCTTTCAATTGCTTTGCAGTTTGTAGCTGCCTTTTTAGCTATTCGCCTGACTAAGGTCACCAAATACAATCTCTCATGGATATTGATTTCAGCAGGATTCATTCTGATGACCATCAGCCGCTTTATCGATTTTATCCCCATACTTGATGAAAAAATCCCTATCAACTGGAAAGGAGTAAATATCTGGGTGGGATTTATCACCTCTGTCTTTATTACGGTTGGCGTATTTTTGATCAGGAAAATATTTAAGTTTCTCGATAAGGTTGAACAATCAAGGCGCGAAGCAGAGAAAAGAGTTTTAAATGCTGTGATACAGACTGAAGAAAATGAGCGCAAAAGGTTTGCCAAGGATCTTCATGATGGACTGGGCCCCTTACTTTCGACTGTGAAATTATCCATTTCCACTTTGAGTCAGCTTGAAAAGGATGAGGTCACCAAAAATATAGTTGACAATACCGATGTGGTTATCAATGAGGCTATTAAAAGTATTAAGGAAATTTCAAATAACCTCAGTCCCCATATTTTGAATAATTTTGGACTGGCCAGTGCCATTAACAGTTTTATCAATAAAATAAGCTATACCCGGCAGATCAATATCGCCTTTGACTCGAATATTTTTAACCAGCGTTTTGATGGAAATATCGAAGTGATATTATATCGCGTTGTTTGTGAGTTGATCAATAATACCATGAAACATGCCCATGCCCAGAATATTGAGATTATACTCAACCGGTACGACAGCCGGATTAACCTGGTTTATACCGATGACGGAGTGGGGTTTGATGTCAATCAGGTATTGTTTGACGAGAATTATTCAGGAATGGGTTATTCAAATATATTGTCGCGTATCCGTTCTATTAAAGGAACAATTGATGTGGAAAGTAATGACAACAGCGGCACAAAAGTAGTAATTCAGGTAAGTGTTTGA
- a CDS encoding lysylphosphatidylglycerol synthase transmembrane domain-containing protein produces MMPEGGRKKLWNILKYIIFLAIGIFIFWWIYKDFKLEDIKAIFKELNYGWLILTIFLGFLSQLSRAIRWNMLIRPLGYKPKLKNTFLAVVVLYFVNLLIPRAGEIARCTVLTKYEKIPLSKLIGTVIVERLADFITMIILGIIIFSINVSSLQKFLFLHPEINNKLIKLLSLTNVLFGIAVLFFILLIFIIAKPWKHSKMGEKVKKIKHNFTDGIKSIMKLENKWYFIGHTLLIFTLWLLMLYAVFLAFPPTRHLSIWTGMFTFLMGSFAMLAPVQGGIGPWHFMIYETLSIFGISLADGKIFALIAHTSTNLINLVFGFLALLLLPLVNQKKKKDHGRL; encoded by the coding sequence ATGATGCCTGAAGGAGGTAGAAAAAAATTATGGAACATCTTAAAATACATTATTTTTCTGGCAATTGGTATTTTTATTTTTTGGTGGATTTATAAGGATTTTAAGCTTGAAGATATAAAGGCAATTTTTAAAGAATTAAATTACGGCTGGCTGATATTGACCATTTTTCTTGGCTTTTTAAGTCAGTTGAGCAGGGCCATCAGGTGGAATATGCTTATCCGCCCTTTGGGGTATAAGCCCAAGCTTAAAAATACCTTTCTGGCAGTTGTTGTTCTTTATTTTGTTAATCTTCTGATTCCCCGTGCCGGTGAAATAGCCCGTTGCACAGTTTTAACAAAATACGAAAAGATCCCTTTGTCAAAATTGATCGGTACGGTCATTGTGGAGCGCCTTGCGGATTTTATCACCATGATCATATTGGGGATCATTATCTTTTCTATCAATGTGAGTTCCTTGCAGAAATTCCTTTTCCTTCATCCTGAAATCAACAACAAACTGATCAAATTGCTTTCCCTTACCAATGTTTTGTTTGGTATAGCTGTCCTTTTCTTTATTTTATTGATTTTTATTATTGCTAAACCCTGGAAACACAGTAAAATGGGAGAAAAGGTGAAAAAAATAAAACATAATTTTACAGATGGAATTAAATCCATCATGAAGCTTGAAAATAAATGGTATTTCATTGGCCATACCTTGTTGATTTTTACCCTGTGGTTGTTAATGCTGTACGCAGTGTTCCTGGCTTTTCCGCCTACAAGGCACCTGAGTATCTGGACGGGGATGTTTACCTTCCTGATGGGGAGTTTTGCCATGCTTGCTCCGGTGCAGGGTGGGATTGGCCCCTGGCATTTTATGATTTATGAAACCCTTTCTATATTTGGCATTAGCCTGGCCGATGGTAAAATTTTTGCACTTATTGCACATACTTCAACTAATTTGATTAACCTTGTGTTTGGCTTTTTAGCTTTGCTTTTATTACCTTTGGTAAATCAAAAGAAGAAAAAGGATCATGGAAGATTATAA
- a CDS encoding NADH-ubiquinone oxidoreductase-F iron-sulfur binding region domain-containing protein, producing MSQMEMKKLKRVDFIFSKDFNVSEVLFGTFKKTRDEILQGIINSDLKGRGGAGFPTGLKWKAAKEEKNGGKYIICNADEGEPGTFKDRAILEEAAQKVFGGMALCAKVIGARKGWIYLRGEYKFLVPHLRKELAIFHEMLHNDLGFEFTIDIFTGSGAYVCGEETALLQSMEGKRGEPRNKPPYPTSIGLYDKPTVINNVETLALTMMVAKIGAEEFKKLGIQDARGGKLFSVSGDTPKGGIYELEFGMLLSDFVEEFGDGDTKAVQVGGASGFCVPRKKFDSTTIGYKGKLTGTSLPTGGSMMLFNSSRSMYNVLHNYLEFFAEESCGQCTPCRVGTQQLLKGIEAIKRGEKSHEYLEVLLSLSETMKLTSKCGLGQSVANSFSSIVENFREEMIY from the coding sequence ATGAGCCAGATGGAAATGAAAAAATTAAAAAGGGTCGATTTTATCTTTAGTAAAGATTTTAATGTATCCGAAGTACTTTTCGGTACTTTTAAAAAGACCCGGGATGAAATCCTCCAGGGAATAATCAATTCTGACCTTAAAGGCCGGGGAGGGGCTGGTTTTCCTACCGGTCTTAAGTGGAAGGCTGCCAAAGAAGAGAAAAACGGCGGAAAGTACATTATTTGCAATGCAGATGAAGGAGAACCGGGAACTTTCAAGGACAGGGCAATCCTTGAGGAAGCCGCACAGAAGGTTTTTGGGGGAATGGCCCTTTGTGCCAAGGTCATTGGTGCCAGGAAGGGCTGGATATACCTGAGGGGTGAATATAAATTCCTGGTCCCTCATCTGAGAAAGGAACTGGCTATATTCCATGAAATGCTGCATAACGACTTGGGATTCGAATTTACCATAGATATTTTTACCGGCAGTGGTGCTTACGTTTGTGGTGAAGAAACCGCCCTTTTACAGTCGATGGAAGGGAAAAGGGGCGAACCCCGCAATAAGCCTCCTTATCCGACCAGCATCGGACTTTATGATAAGCCTACAGTGATCAACAATGTTGAAACCCTTGCTTTGACGATGATGGTTGCCAAAATAGGGGCTGAGGAGTTCAAGAAACTTGGCATCCAGGATGCACGCGGGGGAAAATTGTTCTCTGTATCTGGCGATACGCCTAAAGGTGGCATATATGAGCTGGAATTCGGAATGCTCCTTTCCGACTTTGTGGAAGAATTTGGCGATGGCGATACCAAAGCAGTGCAGGTTGGCGGTGCTTCCGGATTCTGCGTTCCCAGAAAGAAATTTGATTCCACCACTATAGGCTACAAAGGAAAATTAACAGGGACTTCACTGCCTACAGGTGGTTCCATGATGCTTTTCAACAGTTCCCGGTCCATGTACAACGTTTTGCACAACTATCTTGAATTTTTCGCAGAAGAATCTTGCGGCCAGTGTACTCCCTGCAGGGTGGGTACACAACAGTTGCTCAAGGGAATAGAGGCAATTAAAAGAGGGGAAAAGTCGCACGAATATCTCGAAGTGCTTTTAAGCCTTTCAGAAACGATGAAGCTTACATCGAAATGTGGACTTGGCCAGTCAGTTGCAAATTCATTTTCTTCTATTGTGGAGAATTTCAGGGAAGAGATGATTTATTAA
- a CDS encoding NADH-dependent [FeFe] hydrogenase, group A6, protein MSKKVMVNFSIDDIEMSMEQGSTILDAAKKENIRIPTLCYHEDLCVAGNCRVCVVEIEGWHTLTTACSTPIMEGMKIHTITPRVRKARKDIIALLVSEHHTQCTTCYRSTNCELQALASEYNVDNAVYLSVLKPNLEIDRSSWSIEKDESKCVRCQRCVRTCSELQKVNALAVTRKGREMKISTFMELPMNDVVCTNCGQCIIHCPTGALTERRYFDQIWDAIGDPQKHVIINTAPSVRVALGEVLGFPVGTRVTGKMVTALKKIGFDSVLDTDFAADLTIMEEGYELLHRLKRSIVDGEDVAIPMITSCSPGWVKFIEHMYPEFLPHLSTCKSPQQMFGAMAKTYYASKMGLDPKNIVSVAGMPCAAKKFEANRPEMTSSGFQDVDAGLTTREIGMMIKQAGINFLELEDTPFDSIMGVSSGAGVIFGATGGVMEAALRTVYEVVTGRDVPFKNLNITPLRGLESIKEATIKLEGCKPEYSYLEGIELRVAIAHGLLNARVMMDQIVEGKSPYHFIEIMACPGGCIGGGGQPIPTNDEIRRKRIEAIYAEDEGMPIRKSHENPEIIQIYKDFLKEPLGLKSHQLLHTKYTKRNRY, encoded by the coding sequence ATGTCTAAGAAAGTGATGGTAAATTTCAGTATAGACGATATAGAGATGAGTATGGAACAGGGAAGTACCATACTGGATGCTGCAAAGAAAGAGAATATCCGGATTCCTACCCTTTGCTATCACGAGGATCTATGCGTAGCAGGCAATTGCAGGGTTTGTGTGGTGGAGATTGAAGGGTGGCACACGCTTACTACGGCCTGTTCGACCCCAATTATGGAAGGGATGAAAATACATACCATTACCCCTAGGGTCAGGAAGGCGCGGAAGGATATTATTGCCCTGCTTGTTTCTGAGCACCATACGCAATGTACAACCTGTTACAGGAGCACAAACTGCGAATTACAGGCTCTGGCATCAGAATACAATGTCGACAACGCAGTTTATCTGAGTGTGCTCAAGCCAAATCTTGAAATTGACCGTTCTTCGTGGTCGATTGAAAAGGATGAAAGCAAATGCGTGCGCTGCCAGCGTTGTGTCAGAACCTGTTCTGAATTGCAGAAAGTAAATGCCCTGGCAGTGACCCGTAAAGGAAGGGAAATGAAAATATCAACATTTATGGAACTTCCCATGAATGACGTGGTATGTACCAACTGTGGCCAGTGTATTATCCATTGCCCGACCGGTGCGCTGACCGAAAGGCGCTATTTCGACCAGATTTGGGATGCCATTGGGGATCCGCAAAAACATGTCATCATCAATACGGCTCCCTCTGTGCGGGTTGCTTTGGGCGAAGTATTGGGCTTCCCTGTCGGTACCCGTGTCACCGGGAAGATGGTTACTGCACTGAAAAAAATAGGTTTTGATTCGGTCTTGGATACTGATTTTGCCGCCGACCTTACTATTATGGAAGAAGGGTATGAACTTTTACACCGCTTAAAACGTTCGATTGTGGATGGCGAAGATGTGGCTATTCCGATGATCACCTCCTGTTCGCCCGGATGGGTGAAGTTTATCGAACATATGTATCCGGAATTTCTGCCACATCTGAGTACCTGCAAATCACCTCAGCAGATGTTCGGTGCCATGGCGAAAACATACTATGCTTCGAAAATGGGGCTGGATCCTAAGAATATCGTGAGTGTGGCCGGAATGCCTTGTGCTGCCAAGAAATTCGAAGCCAACCGGCCGGAAATGACCAGCAGTGGTTTTCAGGATGTTGATGCAGGGCTTACTACCCGTGAAATTGGCATGATGATAAAACAGGCCGGAATTAATTTCCTCGAACTTGAAGATACCCCATTTGACAGCATCATGGGCGTTTCCTCAGGTGCTGGAGTGATATTCGGGGCAACCGGAGGAGTGATGGAAGCAGCTCTTCGCACTGTCTATGAAGTGGTGACAGGCCGCGATGTGCCTTTTAAAAATTTGAATATTACTCCATTACGTGGATTGGAATCCATCAAGGAAGCAACTATTAAGCTTGAAGGCTGCAAACCCGAATACAGTTACCTGGAAGGGATAGAGCTCAGGGTGGCCATTGCTCATGGATTGCTGAATGCACGCGTTATGATGGACCAGATTGTGGAAGGCAAATCTCCTTATCATTTTATAGAGATCATGGCCTGTCCGGGCGGCTGCATTGGGGGTGGGGGACAACCTATTCCGACCAATGACGAAATTCGCAGAAAACGGATTGAAGCCATTTATGCTGAGGATGAAGGAATGCCTATCCGCAAATCGCATGAGAACCCGGAGATTATTCAGATCTATAAAGATTTTCTCAAGGAACCCCTTGGCCTAAAATCTCATCAACTACTACATACCAAGTATACCAAGAGAAACAGGTATTGA
- a CDS encoding N-acetyltransferase family protein, protein MEDYKQYSIREAQKDDLQTIVDIYNSTIASRIATADLNPVSLNNKEEWFNRHHPDSRPLWVLVRVNDKRICGWLSFESFYGRPAYHATAEISIYLDKEFRGKGLGSYLLQQAIDASPKLGLKTLLAYIFGHNIPSLALFHSMGFLNWGHLPRIAELDGVERDLVILGKRI, encoded by the coding sequence ATGGAAGATTATAAACAATATAGTATCCGGGAAGCACAAAAAGATGATCTTCAGACAATTGTCGATATCTATAATTCAACTATTGCAAGCAGAATTGCTACCGCTGATTTGAATCCCGTTAGTTTAAACAATAAAGAGGAATGGTTTAACCGCCATCATCCTGATTCAAGGCCCCTTTGGGTTCTGGTTAGAGTAAATGATAAAAGGATCTGCGGATGGTTGAGCTTTGAATCCTTTTATGGACGCCCTGCTTATCACGCTACTGCTGAAATAAGTATTTACCTTGATAAGGAATTCAGGGGGAAAGGTTTAGGCAGCTATTTGCTTCAACAGGCTATTGATGCTTCTCCTAAGTTGGGATTGAAAACATTACTTGCTTATATTTTCGGACATAATATTCCCAGCCTGGCTCTTTTCCACAGCATGGGCTTTTTAAACTGGGGCCATTTACCCCGCATTGCCGAATTGGACGGTGTGGAAAGGGATTTGGTCATCCTGGGAAAAAGAATATAA